The Brachyhypopomus gauderio isolate BG-103 chromosome 19, BGAUD_0.2, whole genome shotgun sequence DNA segment AACTGGGTCTTCCACCCCACTAAACAGGTCATGGGAAAAATAGACGATAGTCTAATGTTTCTGTTACCTCAGCAAAGCTTCCTCTCCGACACCACGGAACTTCCTCTGCATTCAAGTCCAttttagaatagaatagaatagaataaaatagaatagaatagaatagaatagccTTATCCACATACTTTTCCAcatatataaaaacataaaCAACAGATATAAAACAACACAGAGAatcaagtatatatatataatagatgaaataaatataatatattaaataaagtaatataaatatttaatattactGATATTCTCAATCAATATTATTGTATGGTTATTTTCTTCCAACGTGTTAAATAATTCATCCAATCAGTTAACTGAGATGTTTTGATGTGGTAGCTGATGACATAGCAtagatattttaaaatgataaaCAATGATAAACAATCACATGATTCAGAAATGAAACCACATTTTAGTGATTAGAGTACATGAAAGAACTCATTCTTTACAGCCTGATATTTATGAATTTATGATACTCTCTGGGATTGCATATTGATTTGCATATGAACCTGGAAACTTTAATTATagagaaacacaaatatattcacacacacacagatgtaagCTTGCACAGTGCAAATTCTTGTtttacacacacgaacacacacacacacacacacacacacacacacacacacacacatttatatgcATAAAGGAGTCAATGTGCACTTCACTGACATTTTGACAATCTCTCTCTTTACATCTAATTCAATTCAGTCTATCTAATTCAAAATAATGCATGTCTCAAGCACAAGAGAATAACACAGTACTCTTCATTAACACATTACTCTTCAATAACAGTAGTCTTTAATAACAGTACTCTTCAATAACACAGTACTTGTCAATAACATAGTAGTCTTCAATAACAAAGTACTCTTCGATAATACAGTAGTCTTCAATAACGCAGTACTCTTCAATAACACAGTATTCTTCAATAACACAGTGCTCTTCAATAACACAGTGCTCTTCAATAACACAGCAGTCTTCAATAACACAGTACAGTTTAATAACAGTAGTCTTTAATAACACAATAGTCTTCAATAACACATTACTCTTCAATAACACAGTAGTCTTTAATAACACAGCAGTCTTCAATAACACAGTACAGTTTAATAACACAGTAGTCTTTAATAACACAGCAGTCTTCAATAACACAGTAGTCTTTAATAACAGTACTCTTCAATAACACAGTAGCCTTTAATAACACAGTAGTCTTTAATAACACAGCAGTCTTTAATAACTCTTAAAATGCTTGTGGTGGTTTAAGTGACAATCAAACTGTGTTCTATTCTTTGTTGTTGTATATACAGTTTAATATACAGATGTATAgatgtactgtatatatgttgtgtatatagtttatgtatatatgttgtatatgcgttgttatatatatatatatatatatatatatatatatatatatatatatatatatatatatatatatatatatatagtttatatatacagtatttgttgttttttatttgttaatgTATCACATGTATTTCATTAGTTTTTTGCATATTGGACTATTAAACGATTTTgttctatataatatataaatagaatttattatatataatattatatataattattatataatatatatattttccttAAGTTTTTAAGTTATTCTTGAAGATTAGTCAGACTAGATGTTATGTACTTCAGTGGTATAAAAATCAATAATATCAATAATTCAATATTTTTATTTCTGTATAGAAGTAATTAGCATGATTATGTGAGAAAATCAAACCTTAACCAAACCTTGCACCAAACATTCTTGTAATCATGATAtgaaaaaaaagtttcatttcTGATTGTGATGGCACTCTAGGAACAGAACGTTCATTTGGGTTGATCTACATTTGACCCAAATACAGTTTCCTGTTCAGCTCAGAAATCCCCCCTTTTGGTTAACATTCTTCATCAAATGGTTCCAAAATTTCCAGAACTTTATGTATAAAAGCAACGTGCCCAAAGAGCAAAACATGGCAACCCATCTGACGGACTGAGCGGCTACATCTCTGGGCTGATAAACAAGCTCCTTttgtccatcatcatcatcatcatcatcatcatcatcatcatcatcatcggcATCTTCgtcatttcacttcactgttctcTGCGTTGCTGATTGGCTCGGGACGGTACATCATGACCAGGCTGTGTCTCGTTGTGTCTGCACTCCTGGTGctgctgtgtgtctgggtgtctcTAGGAGAAACCAGTAAGTAGACCATGACTTTAGATTTTAGTCACCACTGTAGCGAAATCCACTAGCAGTGTGTTTCCTGCAGGCTTGAAAAAGCTGTTTCATGCTAACACTCTGTCACAGTTCTCGGGTGTAAGTTAATCCAGAGGATCACAGTTCCATCCTGTGTGTGAGGTAACTCAGAGGATCACAGTTCCGTCCTGTGTGTGAGGTAACTCAGAGGATCACAGTTCCGTCCTGTGTGTGAGGTAACTCAGAGGATCTCAGTTCCGTCCTGTGTGTGAGGTAACTCAGAGGATCACAGTTCCGTCCTGTGTGTGAGGTAACTCAGAGGATCTCAGTTCCGTCCTGTGTGTGAGGTAACTCAGAGGATCTCAGTTCCGTCCTGTGTGTGAGGTAACTCAGAGGATCTCAGTTCCGTCCTGTGTGTGAGGTAACTCAGAGGATCTCAGTTCCGTCCTGTGTGTGAGGTAACTCAGAGGATCTCAGTTCCGTCCTGTGTGTGAGGTAACTCAGAGGATCACAGTTCCGTCCTGTGTGTGAGGTAACTCAGAGGATCTCCGTTCCGTCCTGTGTGTGAGGTAACTCAGAGGATCACAGTTCCATCCTGTGTGTGAGGTAACTCAGAGGATCTCACCCAGTCACATTCTGCTACAGTGATATAACAATCACAGGCCGGTGGCACCGTGGCGAGCCCAGGCGTCGAAACAACATCCGTGTTGAGATCCAAGAACTTCAAACAGATGACAAGGAACTCTTGTTTTGCAGTGGTAATAGTAACAGCAGCAATTATAGTAACACCAGTAGTAATAGTAACAGCAGTAATTATACTAACACCAGTAGTAATAGTTTACCAGGACATTTTGGTTCTTTATAGGTGGTAGATGTAACCACCACATCAAGATATTCCACGTTGTGTAAAAACTGATTACCTTTAATAACCACTTAAGGCATTAAGGTTTCTGAAATCGTCTCTAGACGTAGATCATAGCCTACAGGATTAGTAAGCTGGATTAGAAATTTGTTCAGCCTTCGGTGTTCCGTAGTTAGCACCAGGAGTcaggtgtcaggaaagagttatAAAGTTTAATCCATAATCCatgtaagaataataaaacatgtatgattggtgttctccttatcaggagaggaggtacagtagactggatctaggggtagtggaaaacagggaggcagagagagagagagacagagagagagagagagacacagagagagagagagacagacagacagacagacagggggagaaggagagaagttCTAACTTCACACAGAGCACAAAAAGTCCAAGTGTTCTgactgagggtcacagacagcAGGAGTGCTGAGAGACGCTCCGGCCTCCGTCCACACACCTCGTACTGCGGGCTGATCGTGTCTCATGTGCCGTGCTTGTCTGTGCAGGTCTGCTGGGATGCTGCACTAACTTCTCCCCACACCCTCTGCACGTCAGCCGAGTAAGAGACTTCAAGGTGCAGGACGTCACCACGACCTGCAGGCTGCACGCCGTCATGTAAGTAAACAACAAACAATCAACATGGTAAACAAACACAGCAGTCCAGTTTTGATTATTCAGCGTTTCCACACTCGGTTTTACAAAGAACCGAGTTACTATAGCAACACCCATTATCTGACACGCGTGCTGTTTggttttgaataaaatcttcaCAGTCATCACCTCACATTTCACATTACAGCACATACACGTTAAGTTAGAACTGATAAACTctttaaagcaaaaaaaaaaaattatgaattaATTAAAATAGCACTGTGGCACTAAAATGTGGCACAGTAGCCAGGAACAAAAGTAATTCCAGTTTACCAATTGCACTAATTTATTTGAttaaatttaaatgtaatttatttgTATTAGATAATAATTTAATTGTGTTTAAATAACATCTACATTATGAATTATATTTAAATTATAGGTATGTTATTCATATATTATATGCATTTTTAATACATATTAATTATATTTGTATTATAAATGATTACATTTAGTTACAATAAGATTGGAAAAGCTATGTAAACTCTGCCAAGATTACAGTTTAATATGTTAACTAGTTATGGAAACATGATATATATGTTTGTGATGAgaaaccagatatatttatcgcTGTCTCTATCTAAAGATTTTTCacagtgagagacagaaagatcTGTGCTGATCCTGACGCACCCTGGGTTAAACACACCATCAGTTACCTGTGTAAGTACAGATATGAGCTTATTCTCCACTTCTCTGTTCATTTAGAAACTACTGTACATAATGATAATAGTAATGCAGCCTACACACAGGCTGAATAAACACCAGTAACCAGGATCATTCTGAGTTTATGTGGCAATGAGACACTAGCTGACTAATAACTGACATGCTGTGTATTTGGACAGATATTTTCTAACAATTAGCATTTTTCAATTAGTGGCAAGAAGACGTTCCTCACTGAAGAATCCTCACCACCTGAAAACGAAGCCCTCTGAAGATCTATCACCACCGAACAACTGGTCTCTCAGACCTCTCTGAGATGTCGCTGAGACTAAAATACTACCCCCTCTGACATCTGGTTGATTGTATTGATCAAGAGTGTTTATGCAATAAAGGAATGTATTCACAGGTGATGTGCTGAGATTGAATTGCGCAATCACAAGGCGTTGCGATTATTCTGCGGTTACTGTGCGCTATGTGCGCCATGTGCGCTATATATGTGTGCGATACACCTATCGTCCTCTAGATGGCAGGACGGGAAACGGTCGACGTCATCGTGTTGCCAGATGCTGTAAAATCCCCATTTGGCTGGTGGTCCATATTATATACcttttggttttgtgtgaaaCGTGGTTACGGTCCACAAGAATCTTGGAAAGTAAGAATAAAACACCCGTGAAAATATTTgacttttaaatattttaagtgATTTTTCCTAAAAATTTTAAATACATTCTGGAGTGTATAATATTAAGACATGTAATATTATTTGATACTATTTAAcattattttttaaacaattaTTATAGTAAAGttatttaaatatgtaaatattattGAGGTTTTACGACAGTAAGGTCGGAGTGGTTTGGTCGATATCTGTCATCTCTGTTACAGGTTTGAatgacagaggtgtgtgtgaccGGAAGTGTACGTCTTTCCGGAAGTGTGCCTCTTTTTGGTAAAGAGATATTTGTGCATCAGACAGTTTATTGTTTTTAGTACGCGTCCGACGGACTGAGGGGCGACTGGTTGATCAGACCTATTTTGTCCGATCATGAATTACTGCCCTGCTTTGTTGGCACAAGTTCATCATGTCACTCAGGGAATCAGCAGTATTTCATCTGCCGGTTAGCCGGTTAGCCGTGCAGCTAGCTGTATAGAGGTAGGTTCGGTTATTTTAATCATAAATAAGATTAGTCCGGTATGCAGCGAGCTACGTGTCGTTCACCGCTATGAATGAGATCATTCTGCATCCTTTACATGTTGACATCACTGGCGTTTGTCGAACAACCGTTTCCATAAGCAATAGTTGGTTATGGCAATTTATGCTGTATTAGTCGGAGATGTAACAACTACGTCCAGGTAACTTCATTAAACCCCAATAAACTCAAACTCCATTAAACCCCACTAAACTCAATTAAACCCCAATAAACCCTAATAAACTCCATTAAACTTCACTAAACTCCATTAAACCCCACTAAACTCCAACCTCAGTATATTGACATAATGCAGCATTACAACGACCAAAtaatggaagttgcggtgtgtacAAACTACCAATCAGAAACCACTATGAGCCACGAACCAATCACCTTACGGCGATTGAGCACGCAGACGGCGTGAGACTGCCTCGTGCCTTGATTGAGACCATGCGCACGTGAGACCATGCGCGAGACCACGCACGAGACGACGTAACGTTTCAACGACTCCCATATCGGCACAGGTTGTCATGGAGACGGCAGCTCGGGACGCCGCGCTGTTTGAGGACGCGGACTTCGCTGCCGATGACTCCTCCCTCTTCTCAGACTATGCCACGCCCCTTTCTCAGCTCGTTTCTGGGATCAcgtggctccgcccacaggtATGACGCACACACGTACAACATAGCTCGGAGTCTTAACATTCATTATGTTGCACACATCTTATAGGGAGTGTTAGTATGTGTACATAATATAAACCAGACGCCAAACGGTGTTTTAGATGTTTGTTtaggaaaacaaaaacaagttaTCAACTGAAGTTATGTATCTGTAGTCATTTATAACTGTAGTTATGTATCTGTAGTCATTTATAACTGTAGTTATGTATCTGTAGTCATTTATAACTGTAGTTATGTATCTGTAGCCATTTATAACTGTAGTTATGTATCTGTAGCCATTTATAACTGTAATTATGTATCTGTTGTCGTTTATAACTGTAGTTATGTATCTGTTGTCGTTTATAACTGTAGTTATGAATCTGTAGTCGTTTATAACTGTAGTTATATATCTGTAGTCATTTATAACTGTAGTTATGTATCTATAGTCA contains these protein-coding regions:
- the ccl20a.4 gene encoding C-C motif chemokine 4; this translates as MTRLCLVVSALLVLLCVWVSLGETSLLGCCTNFSPHPLHVSRVRDFKVQDVTTTCRLHAVIFFTVRDRKICADPDAPWVKHTISYLLARRRSSLKNPHHLKTKPSEDLSPPNNWSLRPL